The Nostoc sp. 'Lobaria pulmonaria (5183) cyanobiont' DNA window ATCTGGCGGAAGGGTTGAACGGTGGAGTTGGGTGGCTATTCGCTCTGGCGGATAAACAGATGAGCGCGGCGATCAACGCCATGCACGAAGAGCCGGGGTATCGCTGGACATTACAGGAACTGGCGGAGTGCGCCGGCATGTCGCGATCGACCTTTGCCCAGAAATTCAAAGAGAGGGTGGGTAAGTCACCGATGGAATACCTGACACGCTGGCGGATGCTGGTGGCGGGGGACAAGCTGGTGAATTCGAGCGATCCGGTTTCTGTCATTTCACTGGCGCTTGGCTATGAATCCGAAGCAGCCTTCAGCACAGCCTTCAAGCGGATCATGGGCTGTTCGCCACGGCAATATAGCCGTGGTCAGGCTCCGGCTCTACCTTCCCATAGCGAGGAGGAATCTGCCCTCGCTAATCAGGTCGAACGTATCACACGTTGATATGGCTAAAAAAGATGGAAATAGCCAAATGTATAGACCAAAAACTAAGTCCATCATCCGGAAACTACAAAGGCATGAGCTATGGTCAATTCAGTGTATTTTTATTGACATACATAATCACCTTTGCCCCGCGATTGAAGAGTTTTTTGCTCACCCAAACCCCACTGCTGCACTTAGACTTGCGGGGGCTTTTGCTACCAAGAAGCCACAGGTGTTGGTAAAAAGTTAAAAGCGAACGCTGGGAAAATGAGCGATCGCTTGACTATATCTGCCGAGTATGATGGTTAGTTGCTTGTTCTTAGCATACTATAAACTGTGGATTTGAGAGCATTTGATACAGATTTCGGTGCCAATGCCGATGAATTTGATCTAGTACGCCACGGCGTAAATAAAGCAACCATTTAAAATCCCTAAAAAGCCCATTCCATTATACTTTTGACTTTTGACTTTTGACTTTTGACTTCCGCCTTGCGGTACTAGTTGCTTCGCCCTCTAATACACCCCCAGTAGCTAACCCTGATAGTGTCACCACCACTAAAAACATAGCTACTAACATTGCGGTTGCCACCTTACGCGCTAACGACAGCGATGCAGCCAGGAGGCAGGAGGTAGAAACTATTTTTATCTGATGTTGAGTCTTGCATTTTGTACCTCATTTACTTGCAAACTGCTGTATTTACTATTTAGGGCTTTTAACGGTGTTTTCCCCTGCCCCACTTTCTTGGAAACCCAGATTAAATTAGGCTTTCTTAATTTTGAATTTTGAATTGGTATTATTACCATAGAATTGATGATTGAAGCCTTTGTAAAGTCTTCAACGATCAAAAGATAGAAGCTCTAGTAGCGGATTTTACCTGTAAAAAAAACAAAAGTCTGTATTCAAAGTAAGCTTGTAGCATACAAAACGCTTGTAAGATTTTTATGACTTCCCGGATTCGCTTTTTAATGTGCCCTCCTGACCACTACGACGTGGACTATGTGATTAATCCTTGGATGGAAGGGAATATTCACAAATCATCGCGCGATCGCGCCGTGGAACAGTGGCAGGGACTACATCAAATCCTCAAAGAACACGCCATTGTAGATTTAGTACCACCGGAAAAAGGCTGGCCTGATTTGGTTTTTACTGCCAACGCTGGCTTAGTTCTGGGCGATAATGTCGTCCTCAGTCGCTTTTTGCACAAGGAACGTCAGGGAGAGGAACCTTACTTCAAGCAATGGTTTGAGGGAAATGGTTATACAGTCAATGAACTTCCCAAAGATTTGCCCTTTGAGGGAGCAGGAGACGCACTGCTAGATCGGGAAGGACGCTGGTTATGGGCGGGATACGGTTTCCGCTCGGAATTAGATTCTCACCCTTATCTAGCTAAATGGCTGGATATTGAGGTGCTATCCCTACGATTAATAGACGAACGTTTCTATCACCTAGATACCTGTTTTTGTCCCCTAGCAAATGGCTATTTGCTTTACTATCCCGGTGCTTTTGATTCTTACTCCAACCGCTTAATTGAAATGCGAGTCGCACCAGAAAAGCGAATTGCAATTGAAGAGGCTGATGCAGTCAACTTCGCTTGTAATGCGGTAAATGTGGATAGCATCGTCATCATGAACAAAACGAGTGATGCTTTGAAAACCCGTCTTGCGGATGCAGGTTTCCAAGTGCTGGAAACGCCGCTTACGGAATTTCTCAAAGCTGGTGGTGCAGCTAAATGCTTAACTTTGCGGGTGACAGAACCAGTTAGAGATGAAATTCATGCCAATGTCTCGGTAGAAAGCCGCGTCATTCGCATGGAAGGACATTTGCTAGATGCTGGCTTAATTAACCGCGCTTTGGATTTGATTATAGATGCTGGGGGAAGTTTCAAAGTCCTGAATTTCAACTTGGGAGAACAACGGCAAAGTACCTCAGCCGCCGAGGTGAGAGTATCAGCACCATCCCATGAGGTGATGGAAGAAATCATCTCCCGGTTGATTGAATTGGGTGCTGTAGATTTACCCCATGATGAGCGAGATGCCAAACTAGAGCCAGTAATTCAAGATGGCGTTGCACCTGATGATTTCTACGTCAGTACCATTTATCCCACTGAAGTGCGAATTAATGGTCAGTGGGTGAAGGTGGAAAATCAACGCATGGATGGCGCGATCGCTATTACTCAAACTTCCACAGGTTTAGTTGCTCGGTGTAAAATCCTTCGCGATTTAAAAGTTGGCGAACAGGTAATTGTAGACGTTTTAGGTATCCGCACTATCCGCAAAACTGAATCGCGGGAACTCCGCAGCACTCAAGAATTCAGCTTTATGTCGGCGGGAGTTTCCAGCGAACGGCGCGTGGAATTAGTCGTTGAACAAGTGGCTTGGGAATTGCGTAAAATCCGCGATGCTGGTGGTAAAGTAGTTGTCACGGCTGGCCCTGTAGTAATTCACACTGGTGGCGGCGAACACTTGGCGCAACTGGTTCGGGAAGGATATGTACAGGCTCTGCTGGCTGGTAATGCGATCGCAGTTCACGACATCGAGCAAAATATCATGGGCACTTCCTTGGGTGTAGATATGAAGCGGGGTGTCGCCGTGCATGGTGGACACCGCCATCACCTGAAGGTAATTAATAGTATCCGCCGTTATGGCAGCATTCCCAAAGCTGTGGAGGCGGGAGCAATTAAAAGTGGCGTCATGTATGAATGCGTCCACAATAATATACCTTTTGTGCTTGCGGGTTCGATTCGGGATGACGGGCCTTTGCCTGATACCCAAATGGATTTGATTCAAGCACAGGAGCAATATGCCAAACACCTAGAAGGTGCAGAGATGATTTTGATGCTGTCATCGATGCTGCACTCCATTGGCGTGGGAAATATGACCCCGGCAGGTGTGAAAATGGTATGTGTCGATATTAATCCAGCTGTGGTGACTAAGTTAAGCGATCGCGGTTCTGTAGAATCGGTGGGTGTGGTGACGGATGTGGGATTATTCCTCAGTCTGTTGATTCAGCAGTTGGATAAGTTGACAAGTCCTTATGTAAATAAGGTAGGTTAAGAGAACGAACCGCGAAGACGCAAAGGGCGCGAAGAAAGGAAGATGACAAGAGTAGCTTTTAGTGAAGAGTTGCAGATTAATTGGGTCAGTTTTATAGCTGATTTCTTGTTGGTAGGGATGGTTTTTGGCCCGCCTATCGCTCCCTTTTTGGCTGCGTCTGGAGTGTCTTTGCTTCCTGGGATTGCGGACATCATTTATTTCATGGGTAATCATGTCTGTCCGCAACCAAATATGGGGTTAGATTTAGCACCACCGTTTATTATGGCTGTGTGTATGCGCTGCTACGGCACTGTCACGGGTTTGCTAATTACTCGTCTGCTGTATGGCGTAACTGGTGGTAAAGGATTTTACTGGTTAAATCAGTATGGCGGGAGTGGTGCAGTTTTAGCAAGTGTGCTGATGATGGCTTATCCTTTGGAATTGGCAGCACAGATTTTTGGTTTGTGGAGTTTTAATAACTATCTGGTTACGCCTTTTGGGTTAATTACAGGTTTGGCGTGGGGATTGTTTACTATGCCGATCTTCCACGGGTGGCATGGTGCTAAGACTAGCTTGACCCAATTGTAGATTTTATCGCACAACTTTATAGAGTGGATTAATTTTTGTCAGCCGATGCAATGGCATTGTGAGTTGAAACAATGCCATTGTCAGCTGAAACAATCGCATTGCAAGCCGAAACAATCGCATTGCCGTAGGTTGCGTTTAAATAGCACAGCAATGCAAATACAAAAATGCAAGAGGATAATAAAAGCACCCCACCTCGGTTTTAGCTTGCGTTAACGTTAGCTAAGGTGGTGAAGAAGATAAAAGAGCGATCGCATATAGAGTTGAGTGTGTTAATTTTTGCTAGCTCATGATGCGACTAACTTTTTACGGCTGGGACGCTTGTACTCTGATTTTTTCTTCAATCCAACCGCTTGGGCTTGATCGCTATTTAATCCATATTGCCCGCGCACAACTTCTTTCATGGCTAATACCGCATTGTGAAATTCCCATTCTGCTAATCGCGCAGCATCAGCAGCAGCACGGTATAAAGCTAATTTCTCGGTTTCGGCTTGTTGCTGTGTCAACATAGCTTGATAAGCTTGCTGTAAATTTGCAGCAGAGGCATCAGCACGGTTTGTGTCGTATGTACTGATGGTTTGCAAACCATGCCATGAAGTCACATCTTCACTAATTAATTGAGGGCGCAAACGGCGTGTTGTATCTTGGGTAGACATATCAATATACTCTTGTAAGGTACATATTTAATGTGCCCATTACAACTCTAAAACTAACAGTAAGGTGAGATTTTTAGATAAAACAAGGTTAGGGAAGGGATAAGCTGATTTTTGCATGTCGATGCATCAAAGTTGCGAGTCAATGCAATTAAGTTGCAAGTCGATGCAACTTAATTGCAAGCCAATACATCCAAGTTGCAAGTTAATGCATTTAAGTTGCAGGTTGATGCATCTAAGTTGCAGGTCGATGCATCTAAGTTGCAGCAGCAAGCTTGTCGGCTGAACAAACTAGTTGCCCAGCCTATATACTAAACTTCTTGCTACACTTGAACAATAAAGTCAGTAGCTGTTAAAGTTGGCGCACCAGTCAAAGTCGCAAATTGACCGCCACTGCCAAAACCAGCCGCGCTGCCATTTGGGTTGTAGAACAACTGCCCACTCACAGCGTCGTAGACAATTTTCGCCGTGCTAGTCGCCGCTGAAGAAGTTATTTTAAAATCACTGGCGTTACTAAAACCTGTTCCCGGAATAGAGGCAAGAGTATTAAAGGTAGTCTTATCTAAGACAATCTTGTCAGCTTGGCAGTGTTTGAAATCACTAATGGTATCTACACCAATAGCAGTCAGGACAAAGGGAGCATTCGTATTGTAAAGGAAGCGATCGGCACCGGCACCACCAATCAGGGTATCATTGCCTGCACCGCCAACGAGGATATCATTACCAGCTAATCCATTGATGATGTTGTTTCTAGCTGTGCCGGTAAGGACATCTGCATTCGGAGTTCCCGTCAGGTTGAGGGGAGTAATTGTGCCGTAGACATTATCATTATTGGTGGATGTCCCGGCATCATTAGCTGCACGGTTGCCACTGAAGGTAGGATTATTTACAGCCGTAACAGTTGGCAGGACAGTTGGCATTCCTTGGTTATTGCCGTTGGTATTGGTGAGGGACTGGATGATAAAAATCCCCCCACCCAAGCCAAGACCTGAGTTACTCTCACTCGCAGTGCCGCCTGTAGCCGTGTTATTGGTAAAGCTAGTCTTGCTGAGGGTTAAAGAACCACTGCGGACAAAAATCCCACCCCCCAGTCCCGCACCACCGCCGCCGGCGTTTTTGTAGTAGCCGCCGTTGCCGCCGCCGAAGGCGCCGTCGCCGGGGCTGCTGTGGCCGTAGTTGCCGCCGCCGCCGCCGCTGCCGCCGCCGCCGAAGCCGCCGTCGCCACCGAAGCTGCCGTCGCCGCCGCCGTAGTAGCTGTAGCCGCCGCCGCCGCCGAAGCCGCCGTCGCCGCCGTCACCGCCGATGACCTTGAGGCCACCGACGCCGAAGCTGCCGAAGCTGCCGAAGCTGCCGTCGAAGCCGTAGCCGCCGCCGAAGCCGCCCAAGCCGCTGCCGTAGCCGCTGTAGACGTTGCCGTGATTGCCACCTTGGGCTGTGTTCTTACTGAAAGCGACATTCGTTAAAGAAACATTGCCATCATAGATAAACAAGCCACCGCCCAGTCCAGCACCGGCGCCACCGATGCTACTATCTCCGCCTTGGGATCGTCCGTTGGTGATCGTCAAGTTAGAAATATCAACGCTTCCCGACAAGATAAATAAGGGGCGCACGTCGCCGTTGTCGTTGATGCCGTTGTTATTGGCATCGCCGCTGATTTTGTGGTTGTTACCCACAATCGTGATATTGCTGTTCACCAAGGTTTTCGGCACAGAGGTGACGCGGACATCGCTATCAATGGTAATCGTGTCATTCCCTGCTAGTTGGTTGGCTTGGCGAATTGCATAACTGAGGCTGCCTTTAGTGTTGCCGGTGCCGTTATCTGTGGCTTGGTTGACGATGAAATTTGTCATTTGATTTTTTACGAATGTTGTAGGTAAATGAGCAGTTATTTGTCAGACGCGTTATGCCTCTAGCTCGAAGCAGCATCACAGATTTTCAAAGCTTGATTAACTCACCGCTTCTACTGGTTGAGCCACAATCACATTTGCCAGACTATTGCTAGGGTTCTTCCAAAAAGACAACCCATCATATTGAGTAAATAAATCCGGCGGTAAAATTGTCAGTCGCGGTTGAAACTCGACTTTGGGACGCACATGATGTAATCCTTTGGTATTCAAGCGATTATCAAACTCCAAAGCTTCGTATTCCACATTGGCAAAATCATGCTCAAAGGGTTCCTCTTCTAAAAATTGATAAATCAGCGATATGGTTTTATCAGGTGCTTGGGTTAATAAGTCATAGTCCACCAAAAGTAAGGACGCACTGTATTCGCTATAGAATGCTTCTTTGAGGGCGTTGTAAGCAAACCCCACTAACCGTCCCCCTTGACTCAAGGCTTCGGTGCGCGTGTAAACTGTAGACCGTTCACCAGCGTTATTAAACATCCGCGACACATCAAAAGCATTTTTTCTAATCAGCCGTTCGATGCTATCCATAATCCAAGCGACATTCCGCACGCAGCAAATCACCTTTGAGGTAGGAAATAGCTCTTGAATTAAGGACAACTTGCTACACCACAAACGATTAGTGTCAAAGATGACTTCTTTATCAGCTTGCGACTGGTAAAATGTGGAAAAAATAGCTAAGGTTAATGCCCGTTTTTGCTCAGGGGTGATGAAGACGGAAAATTCATTGTCTTCACTCATGGCTTCCAGCATTCGGTTCACCAGACTACCCACAGGGCTAGACATACTGGCGTGAAACCGGGGGTTTTGCCGCAGTAAGGCTCCGAGTAAGGTAGAACCGGAACGAGGTAAGCCGGAGATCAAGTGGATTTTGGAAATCATTTGGTTATAAAAATCCTGCACCTGTGGGCTTTAACCGCAGAGACAAAGCGATCGCCCAAATTTTGCTTAATCATTAGCGCTATGAATTGTACAGTCATCACCTTGATCAATGCAATTAACTGAGCAAGGGACAAAGAGATGTGTTAGCGCTGCTGGCTTTAAGATTGAGTAATGAAGCGATCGCTCAACGAATAAAACTGAGTACTTCTATGATCAGGCATCATGTCAGCCAGGTATTAAATAAGTTAGGAGTAATAAACCGCACTGAAACTGCAACTACAGCAGTGCGAGTTGGATGTGTTTAATATTGTAGGACTTACGCAGTGAAAACCTGAAACCTCGATCCCCCCTAACCCCCCTTAAAAAGGGGGGGATCTGAAAAGCCCCCTTTTTAAGGGGGTTGGGGGATCTATTCTGCGTAAGTCCTATATTGGTAAAACACCAAGTTATTTCTAAACAATTTCTTATATTGCAAAGTTTTAAGATAATTAATTTTGGTCAAGCCAGCAAGCGATACCTACGGTGGGCTACGCCAACGCTATTACTCTTGTGACGCCAGCAAGGTGTTTAATTTTTGCAGGTCGATGCAACTATGTTGCAGGTCGATGCAACTATGTTGCAGGTTGATATAACTATGTTGCAGGTTGATATAACTATGTTGCAGGTCGATGCAACTATGTTGCAGGTTGATGCAACTAAGGTGCAGCCTAGTAGGGAAGGGAAAAATTCAAAGTTTTATTAACTCACAGCTTCTACTAATCCTAAAACTTGTTGGTGCAAAAAGTTGCAGTGCTAGCGATCGCTAGTACTGTAAATACTAGCGATCGCCCCGTGTTTGTTATCGTTATCGTCTTATATTGCCTGTACCTACCTCAACCTTCTGCGCTCCTTCAACGATTTGGTAAAGTTTGTGTTCAAGTTTTTGCATACATGCTGACCAATCAAAGTCAAGTATAGAGGGGCGAGCGTGTCTAGTCATATCTGCTTTCAAACCGGGATTTTCCAGAATCGCAATTACCTTTTGGGCAAAGTCTGTAGGGTTGTTAGGTTGGGCAAGGAAACCGTTACGACCAGGAAAT harbors:
- the argZ gene encoding bifunctional arginine dihydrolase/ornithine cyclodeaminase is translated as MTSRIRFLMCPPDHYDVDYVINPWMEGNIHKSSRDRAVEQWQGLHQILKEHAIVDLVPPEKGWPDLVFTANAGLVLGDNVVLSRFLHKERQGEEPYFKQWFEGNGYTVNELPKDLPFEGAGDALLDREGRWLWAGYGFRSELDSHPYLAKWLDIEVLSLRLIDERFYHLDTCFCPLANGYLLYYPGAFDSYSNRLIEMRVAPEKRIAIEEADAVNFACNAVNVDSIVIMNKTSDALKTRLADAGFQVLETPLTEFLKAGGAAKCLTLRVTEPVRDEIHANVSVESRVIRMEGHLLDAGLINRALDLIIDAGGSFKVLNFNLGEQRQSTSAAEVRVSAPSHEVMEEIISRLIELGAVDLPHDERDAKLEPVIQDGVAPDDFYVSTIYPTEVRINGQWVKVENQRMDGAIAITQTSTGLVARCKILRDLKVGEQVIVDVLGIRTIRKTESRELRSTQEFSFMSAGVSSERRVELVVEQVAWELRKIRDAGGKVVVTAGPVVIHTGGGEHLAQLVREGYVQALLAGNAIAVHDIEQNIMGTSLGVDMKRGVAVHGGHRHHLKVINSIRRYGSIPKAVEAGAIKSGVMYECVHNNIPFVLAGSIRDDGPLPDTQMDLIQAQEQYAKHLEGAEMILMLSSMLHSIGVGNMTPAGVKMVCVDINPAVVTKLSDRGSVESVGVVTDVGLFLSLLIQQLDKLTSPYVNKVG
- a CDS encoding DUF2085 domain-containing protein — protein: MTRVAFSEELQINWVSFIADFLLVGMVFGPPIAPFLAASGVSLLPGIADIIYFMGNHVCPQPNMGLDLAPPFIMAVCMRCYGTVTGLLITRLLYGVTGGKGFYWLNQYGGSGAVLASVLMMAYPLELAAQIFGLWSFNNYLVTPFGLITGLAWGLFTMPIFHGWHGAKTSLTQL
- a CDS encoding calcium-binding protein — protein: MTNFIVNQATDNGTGNTKGSLSYAIRQANQLAGNDTITIDSDVRVTSVPKTLVNSNITIVGNNHKISGDANNNGINDNGDVRPLFILSGSVDISNLTITNGRSQGGDSSIGGAGAGLGGGLFIYDGNVSLTNVAFSKNTAQGGNHGNVYSGYGSGLGGFGGGYGFDGSFGSFGSFGVGGLKVIGGDGGDGGFGGGGGYSYYGGGDGSFGGDGGFGGGGSGGGGGNYGHSSPGDGAFGGGNGGYYKNAGGGGAGLGGGIFVRSGSLTLSKTSFTNNTATGGTASESNSGLGLGGGIFIIQSLTNTNGNNQGMPTVLPTVTAVNNPTFSGNRAANDAGTSTNNDNVYGTITPLNLTGTPNADVLTGTARNNIINGLAGNDILVGGAGNDTLIGGAGADRFLYNTNAPFVLTAIGVDTISDFKHCQADKIVLDKTTFNTLASIPGTGFSNASDFKITSSAATSTAKIVYDAVSGQLFYNPNGSAAGFGSGGQFATLTGAPTLTATDFIVQV
- a CDS encoding sulfotransferase family protein, which translates into the protein MISKIHLISGLPRSGSTLLGALLRQNPRFHASMSSPVGSLVNRMLEAMSEDNEFSVFITPEQKRALTLAIFSTFYQSQADKEVIFDTNRLWCSKLSLIQELFPTSKVICCVRNVAWIMDSIERLIRKNAFDVSRMFNNAGERSTVYTRTEALSQGGRLVGFAYNALKEAFYSEYSASLLLVDYDLLTQAPDKTISLIYQFLEEEPFEHDFANVEYEALEFDNRLNTKGLHHVRPKVEFQPRLTILPPDLFTQYDGLSFWKNPSNSLANVIVAQPVEAVS
- a CDS encoding response regulator transcription factor, whose translation is MSKGQRDVLALLALRLSNEAIAQRIKLSTSMIRHHVSQVLNKLGVINRTETATTAVRVGCV